The following proteins come from a genomic window of Maribacter algicola:
- the glgB gene encoding 1,4-alpha-glucan branching protein GlgB, translating into MSKVIPHSLFTDFDIDLFKGGKHYRLHDKLGSHIIEVDGIKGTYFAVWAPSAKSVSVVGDFNYWNADEHKLNVRWDSSGIWEGFIPNVQKGAIYKYKIQSHNNDIWTEKADPFARLCEHPPKTASIVWSADYKWKDSAWMGYRKDKNGLDRPYSVYEVHMGSWKRDAGNNVLSYKELAKELVSYVKEMGYTHVEFMPVMEYPYDPSWGYQLTGYFAPTSRFGTPEEFKFLVDTFHQNDIGVILDWVPSHFPEDAHGLGYFDGSHLYEHPDRRKGYHPDWKSLIFNYGRNEVRAFLISNALFWLDQFHVDGLRVDAVASMLYLDYSREDGEWEPNMYGNNENLEAMSFIRELNQEVQASFQGAVQTIAEESTAFSGVSRPVEYGGLGFGMKWMMGWMHDTLEYFKKEPIYRKHHQNDLTFSMTYAFTENFMLPFSHDEVVYGKQSLVYRMPGDEWQRFANLRLLFGYMFTHPGTKLMFMGGEFGQTAEWNFQNSLDWHLLQYESHAGVQQFVKDLNSLYKNSPALYEKQFSPEGFQWIDYGDHENSVLTYIRKGHDAENDLVIACNFTPVVRENYRIGMPKKGKLKEVLNSDAAKYGGTDRVNANIKTANKPWHGQKKSVEITIPPLGIVIMK; encoded by the coding sequence ATGTCCAAAGTAATACCTCATTCGCTGTTTACAGATTTTGATATCGACCTTTTTAAAGGAGGCAAACACTATCGTTTACATGATAAATTGGGGTCCCATATTATAGAAGTTGACGGTATAAAAGGTACCTATTTTGCCGTTTGGGCCCCGTCCGCCAAATCCGTATCCGTTGTTGGCGATTTTAATTATTGGAATGCCGATGAACACAAATTGAACGTTCGCTGGGATTCCAGTGGCATTTGGGAAGGTTTTATCCCCAATGTCCAAAAAGGAGCCATTTATAAGTATAAAATCCAATCCCATAATAATGATATTTGGACGGAGAAGGCAGATCCCTTTGCCAGATTGTGCGAACATCCGCCCAAAACGGCCTCCATCGTTTGGTCAGCCGATTACAAGTGGAAGGATTCAGCCTGGATGGGCTACAGAAAAGATAAAAACGGCTTGGACAGGCCCTATTCCGTCTATGAAGTCCATATGGGCTCTTGGAAAAGGGACGCGGGCAATAATGTGCTCAGCTATAAGGAGTTGGCCAAAGAGCTGGTTTCCTATGTAAAGGAAATGGGATATACGCATGTGGAGTTTATGCCCGTGATGGAATATCCATACGACCCTTCCTGGGGATATCAATTGACCGGATATTTTGCGCCAACCTCCAGGTTTGGTACGCCCGAAGAGTTCAAATTTTTGGTAGATACATTTCATCAAAATGATATTGGGGTTATTTTGGATTGGGTGCCATCCCATTTCCCGGAAGATGCCCATGGATTGGGTTATTTTGATGGTTCCCACCTCTATGAACATCCTGACAGAAGAAAGGGATACCACCCAGATTGGAAGAGTTTGATTTTTAATTATGGACGGAATGAAGTGCGGGCCTTCTTGATAAGCAATGCGCTTTTTTGGCTCGATCAATTTCATGTGGATGGCTTACGGGTGGATGCCGTTGCCTCTATGTTATACTTGGATTATTCTAGGGAGGATGGCGAATGGGAACCCAATATGTATGGAAATAACGAGAATTTGGAGGCCATGTCGTTCATTAGGGAGCTCAATCAAGAGGTACAGGCTAGTTTTCAAGGTGCGGTTCAAACCATTGCAGAAGAGTCCACTGCATTTTCTGGGGTATCAAGACCCGTGGAATACGGAGGTCTTGGTTTTGGGATGAAATGGATGATGGGCTGGATGCACGATACCCTGGAATACTTTAAGAAAGAACCCATCTACAGAAAGCATCATCAGAACGACCTTACATTTAGTATGACCTATGCCTTCACGGAGAATTTCATGCTGCCATTTTCCCATGACGAGGTAGTTTATGGTAAGCAGTCCTTGGTGTATCGTATGCCAGGGGATGAATGGCAACGATTCGCCAATTTGAGATTGTTATTCGGCTATATGTTCACGCATCCAGGAACCAAATTGATGTTCATGGGAGGAGAATTTGGCCAGACGGCGGAATGGAACTTTCAGAATAGCTTGGATTGGCATTTGCTACAATATGAATCACATGCAGGTGTACAGCAATTTGTGAAAGATTTAAATTCACTTTATAAAAATTCACCTGCCTTGTATGAAAAGCAATTCAGTCCTGAAGGTTTTCAATGGATAGACTATGGGGATCATGAAAATTCCGTACTTACATACATCAGAAAGGGCCATGATGCGGAGAACGATCTCGTCATAGCCTGTAATTTTACCCCTGTAGTAAGGGAAAATTATAGGATTGGCATGCCTAAAAAAGGAAAGTTGAAAGAGGTATTGAACAGTGACGCTGCTAAATATGGAGGAACGGACAGAGTGAATGCCAATATAAAGACCGCCAACAAGCCATGGCATGGGCAAAAAAAATCGGTAGAGATTACAATTCCCCCCTTGGGTATCGTTATAATGAAATAA